In the Anaerolineales bacterium genome, CCATGATCGTCCGGCCGCCGGCCCCGAAACTCATCGAGCAAAAGACCGGGAGGCCGGAGGCCTGCTTGGCGCCGGCGACCGCGGCGCGCGCCTCCTCGAGGTCCATCATCGTCTCCACCCACAGCAGGTCAACGCCGCTCTCCGCAAGCGCCCGCGCCTGCCGGGCGAAGTTGTCAACCGCCTCGGCGAAGCCCAGCGCGCCGAGCGGCTCCATCATCTCGCCGCACGGCCCGATGTCGCCGGCCACGAACGCGTCGCCGCCGGCCGCTTCGAGCGCAATCACGGCGGCGGCGCGGTTGATCTCCTCCGCCCGCTCGCCCAATCCGGCCTTGGCCAGTTTTATCCGGCTTCCGCCGAAGGTGTTGGTCAGGATGATCTGGGATCCGGCGTCGACGTAGGCGCGGTGAACCTCGGCGATCCGCCGCGGGTGCGCGGTGTTCCAGGCTTCCGGCGGGGAGCCCGGCTCGAGCCCCCGGGCCATCAACAGGGTGCCCATCGCGCCGTCGGCAAGCAGGGTCTCGCCCCCCGCCAGCCTTTCCAGCAATCCCCTCGCGCGGATATCGGCCCGCCGTCCGCCGTCTGCTTGCGCCATGCGATCCTCCCGCCGCGATTATATTTAATCCCCCCCTGAAGCCGCGTCCATCCCGCTTGGCCGTCTTGAATCCGCAATTTCTGCAGCCGAAGGATCCGCGGGATTCCCGTCAGAGATCCTGCGGGCGCTGAAAAAACAGCGGCGCCCGCAATCACATCGCAGGCTTTTCCGGCGCCCCGTTACTCGAATATGATCGTCCGCTGGCCGCATAAAAAGACGCGCTCATCGAACACGAGCTTTGCCGCCCGGGCCAGGACGGATTTTTCGATGTCGCGACCGGCTTGGACCATATCCTCCGCCGCGTAGTTGTGCGCCACGGGGAGGATTCCCTGGGCCAGGATCGGCCCCTCGTCCAGGCTCTCGGTGACGAAATGGGCCGTCGCCCCGATGATCTTAACCCCCCGCTCGTAAGCCTGGCGGTACGGGTTCGCGCCGACGAACGCCGGAAGGAAGGAATGGTGGATGTTGATCATCCGGTTGCGGTAGCGTTCGATGAACGGAGCCGTCAGCACGCGCATGTATTTCGCCAGCACGAGGTATTCGGGGTCGTACGGCTCGAGCGCGGCGAGGATCTCCGCCTCGTGCGCGGCGCGGTCCTTGCCGCCGTGGGGAACGACGTGGAAGGGGATCTCGAACCGGCGGACGAGCGATTCCAGCCCGGCGTGGTTGGAGATCACGGCCAGGATGCGGGCGTTCAGGTCGCCGAAGGCGTTGCGCAGAAGCAGGTCGCCAAGGCAATGGTATTCCTTGGACGCCAGGACGACGATCCGGCGCTTCTCCCGGCTGGGGAGCCGGACCGCGCCGTCCGGGGGAAGGACCGCCCGCAAATCCTCCGCCAGACGCTCCGGCTCGACCCGGTCCTCGACGACGGTGCGCATGTAGAAGCGCCCGCTGTCGTGGTCGACGAATTCGTTGTTCTGGACGATGTTCAGCCCGTGGCGGAACAGCACGCCGGTCACGGCGTGGATCAGCCCTTTTTGGTCGGTGCATTCGACGAGGATGATTTGACGGTTCATGCGCCCTTCCGCCGCGTGCGGCGGGATTCCCTTTCCACGGATTCCGCCGGACGGGTTCGCAGGTTTTTCCGGCCGCGCACCGCATGCCCGCCGAAGCGCCGGCAGGGAATGGCGGGCCGTCGTTTTCGTTTACCGCAAACCGGCGGGCTTCCCCATCGGCGGCCGCCGGCGGTCCACCGGCGACGCGCGCTCCCTCCGATTCCGCCATCAGGAAAAGATGGGAGATCCGGAAGCGCGGGGGAAAAAATGAAGCCGCCCTCACACAGGAAAAATATTTTACTCCACATCCCCAGCATTAATCGGCGCATTCCTTGCACGAATCCTCCCTTTCGGCCCGCTTGCGCCACACAATCGAATAGCGCCACAGCAGATGGCGGCGGATTTGCGCGCCCGGGATCGCGGCCTGTCAGACGGTGTGCACCTCGGCCAGCGCCGGATACCGTTCGTGTCGGCCGTGTTCGATCCACGCCCCGTGTACGGCGGGCGATTCCCGCAGGCTCCCCGTATGCGCGAACCGCAGCGCCGCGCCGAATGGAAGGGCCAAAGCCCCCAGGGCATATTCCCAGGGTCGGGCGGCCCGATCCAGATCAAGCACGAGCAGAATCCCACCCGGCGCGAGCGCATCCGCACAGCGGCGAAGCGTCTCTTCCAGCGGCAGGTGGTGGAATGCGGCGATGCTTGCGATGCAGTCGTACTTCGATTCAGGCCAGGGCCGGGCCTGGATCTCGGCGGTTTGGAAATCGATGTTTGGACAGGCGGCGGAGAGCTCGCGGGCCCGCCGGATCATTTCCGGGGAAAGATCCATCGCCGTCACGCGGCCGGAGCGCCCGGCCGGCAGCCGGGCGAAGGCGCCCGTGCCGCAACCGAGATCGAGCGCTTCGCGGCAGAGCGGCGGCGCATGCCGCCGCAGGAACGGATGGTAGCGTGCATTATGGTCCCATCCGTCCGGGGTCAGCCGCGCGATCCGGTCGAAATCCTCCCGGACGGCGGTGGACGGCTTGAGGCGGAACCCCGGTCGTTCATCGCCGGACGGCGAGGATCAGGCCGGCCAGCGCCAAGCCGATCAGGTAATTGCCGACCCGGACCATGAACAGATTGAAGGGGATTTTTTTTCCAGACCAGCCGGTTGATCTCCGGTGCGACGATGAAGCCGAGCCACAGCAGGATGCCGATAAAGAGTCCGTCCACCACCGATCCCGTGCGCGCGAGGTTGACCACGACGGCCAGGACCAGCGCCATCAGCAAATGTCCGACGAGCCCGATCCCCAGCCAGCGCCGGTCGGGCTTGCGGTCCGCCTTGACCAATCCGGACCATGCGTCGCCGAACACATTCGGCAGATACCAGATCCACCCGGCGCCGAACATCACGGCGGCCGCGGCCAGGACCGCCGGCATGTTGATCGACGACAGGTTCAGCGTCTCCAGCATTCACCCTCCTTGATGCAACCCGGCGCCAGACACGGGTTCATCCGCCGCCGGCGGTTCAACGGATTGCACCCGCCCCACCCGGCCGTCCGCGAGCATCACTTTGATCCCGTGCGGATGGGTCGGACTGTTCGTCAGGATCCGCGCGACGACGCCGGCGGTGAGGATGCCGGATTTCTGGTTGTGCTTTTCGATGATCCGCACGCGGTCGCCCGGACGGATCTCGCTTCGTTTGGGGAGATGCATACGGACTCCATCGGCCGGTTCGGAACCTTGGGCGGATCCGGAGATTTCCCCAGCGCTTCCCGCACGCCGCCGGGTCCCGCCGCCCCCGGCCCGGCCGCGAAGGACGCGGGTCCAGTATACGCCATGAGCGGCGGAGAGCATACCGTCGAAAATATACGGCCGCAGCGCGCCCGCCGAAGCCTTCGAGACGCGAGGGCGATGGGGCAGCATAAGGGGGCCGGGGTTTGCCCTGGCCCCCTCGACGGCGGGCTGCAATCCGTGGTCGGACGCCGCTTCCGTTTTCGCCGAACGGCCGGGCGCCACACCGCCCTTGGGCGTCAGCTTTTTTCCTCCGGAAACGACATTTTATGCACGATCCACCACCGGCC is a window encoding:
- the purU gene encoding formyltetrahydrofolate deformylase is translated as MNRQIILVECTDQKGLIHAVTGVLFRHGLNIVQNNEFVDHDSGRFYMRTVVEDRVEPERLAEDLRAVLPPDGAVRLPSREKRRIVVLASKEYHCLGDLLLRNAFGDLNARILAVISNHAGLESLVRRFEIPFHVVPHGGKDRAAHEAEILAALEPYDPEYLVLAKYMRVLTAPFIERYRNRMINIHHSFLPAFVGANPYRQAYERGVKIIGATAHFVTESLDEGPILAQGILPVAHNYAAEDMVQAGRDIEKSVLARAAKLVFDERVFLCGQRTIIFE
- a CDS encoding class I SAM-dependent methyltransferase: MARLTPDGWDHNARYHPFLRRHAPPLCREALDLGCGTGAFARLPAGRSGRVTAMDLSPEMIRRARELSAACPNIDFQTAEIQARPWPESKYDCIASIAAFHHLPLEETLRRCADALAPGGILLVLDLDRAARPWEYALGALALPFGAALRFAHTGSLRESPAVHGAWIEHGRHERYPALAEVHTV
- a CDS encoding YwbE family protein; amino-acid sequence: MHLPKRSEIRPGDRVRIIEKHNQKSGILTAGVVARILTNSPTHPHGIKVMLADGRVGRVQSVEPPAADEPVSGAGLHQGG
- a CDS encoding DUF1761 domain-containing protein, whose amino-acid sequence is MLETLNLSSINMPAVLAAAAVMFGAGWIWYLPNVFGDAWSGLVKADRKPDRRWLGIGLVGHLLMALVLAVVVNLARTGSVVDGLFIGILLWLGFIVAPEINRLVWKKNPLQSVHGPGRQLPDRLGAGRPDPRRPAMNDRGSASSRPPPSGRISTGSRG
- a CDS encoding homocysteine S-methyltransferase family protein — its product is MAQADGGRRADIRARGLLERLAGGETLLADGAMGTLLMARGLEPGSPPEAWNTAHPRRIAEVHRAYVDAGSQIILTNTFGGSRIKLAKAGLGERAEEINRAAAVIALEAAGGDAFVAGDIGPCGEMMEPLGALGFAEAVDNFARQARALAESGVDLLWVETMMDLEEARAAVAGAKQASGLPVFCSMSFGAGGRTIMGVSAAQALEALKPLGPAAFGANCGEGLDVMDAVVGQLLALAPGIRLIAKPNAGLPRLAGGQTVYDVGPQEFARRIGALVKRGARIVGGCCGSNPDFIAAVARAIAE